Proteins found in one Hippopotamus amphibius kiboko isolate mHipAmp2 chromosome 12, mHipAmp2.hap2, whole genome shotgun sequence genomic segment:
- the LOC130834135 gene encoding C-type lectin domain family 2 member D-like, with amino-acid sequence MGTALVIRAKFHQKPSVCLEAACPEHWIGFQRKCFYFSDDTKNWTFSQRFCNSQGADLVQVETLQELYFLLRYKGPSDHWIGLSREQGQPWKWTNGTEWTSCFPIKGGGECAYLNDKGASSARHYSERKWICSKPDTYTQMWRQNLK; translated from the exons ATGGGTACTGCTTTAG taattagAGCTAAATTCCATCAAAAGCCATCAGTCTGTCTTGAAGCTGCATGCCCAGAACACTGGATTGGTTTCCAAAGAaagtgtttctatttttctgatgACACCAAGAATTGGACATTCAGCCAGAGATTTTGTAACTCACAAGGTGCTGATCTTGTTCAAGTTGAAACTCTCCAGGAACTG TATTTCCTATTAAGGTATAAAGGCCCCTCCGACCACTGGATTGGGCTGAGCAGAGAACAAGGACAACCTTGGAAATGGACAAATGGCACTGAATGGACCAGCTG TTTTCCTAttaaaggaggaggagaatgtGCCTATTTGAATGACAAAGGGGCCAGTAGTGCTAGGCATTACTCAGAGCGGAAGTGGATTTGTTCAAAACCAGACACATATACCCAAATGTGGAGGCAAAACCTCAAATGA